The DNA window CCATTTCTCCTTGTTTTGAGAATTCACGACTGAAACTGCCTAACTTCATTTGCagttgttttttcaagtttggatTGCATTTTTTCTATATCCTTCCGTTTATTTGTCCAAACTTCATGATCCACTTGGTTCAGCCCATAACCAAGtctatctttgtttttatttggccTAGACTTCGTTTAATATGGAAACACTTATCAAGTTCAGCCcattatttcatcttttttcccttttggctcAAATTACttctttgattaatttattatgtaACACAAAGTTAATTGATTGTGAAACTCATTATTGGTGTTGTTAGATATCGAATTGGTATATTTCTTAATCTTCGTTTATTGTACAATTAAAGTCTATGCAATGGTGCATTCTTAATCATGCCTTCTACTTACTTATCTATTGATCTTTTGACTTACTTacagatttttcaaattttgcttCCATATGTTGTGCAGTATTCATATAGCTTCTGTTGgactgaaaatatatatgaatttttaattgtgGTTCCTCTCAGTCTATGTTGACATTATAATTTACGTTAGCTTTAAAGACTACAATAGCATAATTAACAAACTATTTTAATCCCAAACACCTCTAAATGGACTACACATTTATGATGTCGATTGCAAGCGTGCAaggtttttattgatttcacaCTTCTCAGTCTATTGATTCTTTTGCCTGTTAAAGTGGGAATCTTATATTAGTGAATGTTGAAAGTAATCAGTGCAGGCGCTTTCCTATTTTCAGGTTTTAAGGAGGAACTTGCAGGGCATGCAAATGGCGAATTTTCTCCAGAATTCAGGGTTGTGCAGGATGCTGATCGGCTTGATGCAATCGGTGCAGTTGGTAATTTCTATTCACCTCTGCAGTTCACTATTTACTTGTATCAAACAGGGTCTTGGGTCTATACATTTTCATTTAGGTTCTTGtatttttagtcattttgaATTTGCATATTTATTTGCTTGGTTATATATTGGCTGCATTTTTTTCCAATAAGCCAGGTGTCTGCATTCTGGTGAAGCTGTAACTATCACACATTACATTCACtgaattataatttgattatagGAATTGCCCGATGCTTTACTTTTGGTGGAAGTAGGAACAGGGTGCTTCATGACCCTGCTATTCACCCACGCTCAGATTTGTCAAAGGAACAGTATATGAAGAAAGAAGAGCAGACAACTGTGAACCACTTCCATGAAAAACTTCTCAAGCTGAAGGATTTGATGAAAACAAAGGTACACATTGACTGTCAGGTTTCATATTGGCTTTCATGGTTATTCATCATTTCTTCTGCTAGCATGACCTTTGCTAATTGTTGAACGACACATAATAAATGTCAAGCCTCTATGAATCACCTATTCGGTAATTTATCAAACTTGACCGTCTGATATCGATACACTTTCCAGGCTGGGCAGAGGAGGGCTGAGAGAAGACACAAGTTCATGGAGGAATTTTTGAAAGAGTTCTATGAAGAATGGGATGGACGAGCTTGATAAAAGGTAGTTGTTTTCGATCttaaatgatgttattgaaCAAAGAAAGATGTTATTGAATTCCAAGTGAATGAGCCCTTGGCAAGTGCTAATATGTATGCCACAAACTTTATTTCAGCAATGGAGGTAATGATATATTTAAGTTCATCCAGATTCAGAACTAGTTATgcagaatttttttcttttcttttgaaagataaatgCTTGTGGTTCTTCTGTATAGTGCAATTGACTCTCATGACTTCTTAGATGCTTTTCT is part of the Populus trichocarpa isolate Nisqually-1 chromosome 7, P.trichocarpa_v4.1, whole genome shotgun sequence genome and encodes:
- the LOC7456310 gene encoding uncharacterized protein LOC7456310 — its product is MASIVTTVRNAEKLVERTMKGNDASHDAAHVWRVRDLALSLAQEEGLSSDSMEIVELAALLHDIGDYKYLRDPSEEKIVENFLEEEGVDEVKKMKILAIIKGMGFKEELAGHANGEFSPEFRVVQDADRLDAIGAVGIARCFTFGGSRNRVLHDPAIHPRSDLSKEQYMKKEEQTTVNHFHEKLLKLKDLMKTKAGQRRAERRHKFMEEFLKEFYEEWDGRA